One genomic window of Chelonia mydas isolate rCheMyd1 chromosome 27, rCheMyd1.pri.v2, whole genome shotgun sequence includes the following:
- the LOC119564544 gene encoding receptor activity-modifying protein 1-like: MPVQPRPRLCYWLLIPLLQWGCGELTYGDLEDESHYLYLEEDGPFAEEGGSAHCRDAYLEWISLYCWTTFHATVMATPEWSRCQWDQISRIYSDLSNCTVLMAEALSCPWPSPALDSFFLQIHMEYFTNCTTPASSQPSQPPLGPVLAMAAMSACLTPLVVALTLRKARKVEPKPKPDWPLPVAPPVLSRQRASSRAVLGTNWKGRESV, from the exons ATGCCCGTCCAGCCCCGGCCACGCCTCTGCTACTGGCTGCTAATCCCTCTCCTGCAGTGGG GGTGCGGGGAGCTGACCTACGGAGACCTCGAGGATGAAA GTCATTACCTGTATCTGGAGGAGGACG GCCCCTTTGCCGAGGAGGGCGGGTCGGCCCACTGCAGGGACGCCTACCTGGAGTGGATCTCCCTATACTGCTGGACCACCTTCCACGCCACAGTCATGGCCACGCCAGAGTGGAGCCGGTGTCAGTGGGAccaaatcagcag gaTTTACAGCGACCTCTCCAACTGCACGGTGCTGATGGCCGAAGCTCTGTcctgcccctggcccagccccgctCTTGACTCCTTCTTCCTGCAGATCCACATGGAATATTTCACCAACTGCACCAcgcctgccagctcccagcccagccagccaccTCTGGGGCCTGTCCTAGCCATGGCTGCCATGTCTGCCTGCCTGACCCCTCTCGTGGTTGCTCTCACGCTCCGCAAGGCCAGGAAGGTtgagccaaagccaaagccagaCTGGCCCCTCCCAGTGGCACCACCTGTGCTCAGCAGACAACGGGCTTCTTCTCGCGCAGTCCTGGGCACCAactggaaagggagagagagtgtCTAG